TGCTGGTCTCAAGTTTGTAAAATTGACGAGACTACTACTTTTTAGATTGAAAAATGAAGATTTAGGTACTTAATACAATAAACTCCGTAGATTTTAGGCTCGTGCATTGTTAGTGAAAAAAGGAAAGGATAGGAAATGAAAGGGAGGAAGAATATATTTTCAATTGGGAGGTCTTAAAATATTTTCGAAAAGCTGGTGCATTGTTAGAATACGAGAAATGTTTTTGTTATATTGACTATTAATCTTAGTCCTTGATAGTTAGTGTACCCAATATCTCGAGCTAATTCCATAAGGCATAAAACAATTGCTCGAAGGCAATAGATAACGGAGACATCCTAGGTACCAGTACTGAAGGACTGTCACCATGTCACATGACTGTATGGAACTAAGAGATATGGAAAATATTCTCCACAAACAGTATTCGGCGCCACCTAGGCAAATGAGGAAGGCATTTATATGACTTTCCTTGAGCACTGTAGCGCCGTCACCCCATTTAAGGAAAGTTTACCAACACTATAAAAGGAGATGTTTATTCCAGCATAAGGGCATCTCATCAATCACTCATACATCAAACTCATTAAATTCGATCCAATGATAAGAATACCTTAAAGGCGTAAAGTGAGATCATAATCTCACTACCTTCGGGGAACCGCCACCAAATAACCATACACCCCCTCTCCCTTAATCATAGTTAACCACACTCTAATCCACCATTAATTCGTGAGTCAACCTAATCCTAATCGACATTAGGATTACGCCAAAAaattgtacaaacaattggcgccatccgtgggacactacGTCTTTTACGAAATCTAAACTTTGTTTAAACACTAAACCACCATGGTTGACCCAAAATCTCCCTCGGGGTTCTCTTTACCCCAATCTAATGTGCAAGCTGAAGGGAGTGCTAGAACTCCCACTACTCCAGTAATGCCCATAATCACAAATCGAGATAACTCAGATCCACCACCCTTGTTGGATAAAACATTTATTCTCAAGAATTACGACAGTATCAAAGAAGTTATCAGAAAACTACGCGCTGAGGGCCACCTCAAGAACAAACGAGTCCTCACATATGATAGTGAGGAATATGATGAAGAGATTGAAATGGAATCTCTACCTAGGCGAAACCGTTTGCCTAAAGATCCAATAGTTCCGGTGCCAAATGTACTGAACGGAGGAGTTACACCAAACGCTAATAGTGTCCCCAACCACAGTGCCTCTGGCGCACTAAACACCAATGGTGTCCCTAACAACAATGCCTTCCTCAATAATGCTTCGATCAACACAGGAGGGTCCGTAATCCCGCCTTTTGTCCTTGGGAGACCTTTCCCTTGGATGGCTCCCAACACACCTTATTACAACGCTGCCATGAGCCAACCAAATACGCATTTTTCTCAAGGATCCCAGCTACCGACTTGGAACGGCGGATACTGGGTGTGTCCACCCCAACCACAAGGGTATGGAACATAAAACGGTGTTAACGGCATCAGCGGTGCCCCTTTAGCAAACAACATTGCTGATGTAGATAACTTTTGGAAGAACCAGAAGACGCTCTTCACTGCAGGCATCTAAAACCACCCGTTACCCACGGGGATGAAGATACCTTCGCACCTGGGGTACTATGAAGGGAAGGAAGATCCGGACGATTATATCAACGTATTCGAAGGAGCCGCCAGGATGGCCAAATGGGACATGGCCATGGCCTGCCATGCCTTATCATACATGCTCAAAAGTGACGCGAGAATATGGTTTGACTCTTTAGCAAAAGACTCGGTATCAAGCTTCGAAGAATTAAAGCGACATTTCAAGTCCAAGTTCAGTCAGCAGAAGCGTCACAAGAAAAATCATGTTGCCGCACACAGTATTCGACATAAGGAACACGAAGCAACTCGAGCTTTCCTTAGTCGGTACACCGATGAAACCCAGCAAATAGCTGGCCTACCGGAGACACAGAGAATCTCGGGCCTCCTATATGGCTGCAGGGCCCGTTCCCTAGTAGAACATCTTACTCGGGACCTCCCAGATAACTACGAGAAACTTCTCGACAGAGCCTACGTTTGGCTAGATGCGAAGGAAACTCCCGAAACCTTCACATACGAAGACCAGTCCAATTCAAAGCAAAAGGAAAAGTCCAGTAACCGGGAAGAAAGGCATGGGAAAAGAGAGGATAAAGGACGTTATGCCCCTTACAAAAGGGAAAATAACGCCGGAATCCTAGGAACACTCATCAAAACTCTGAAGGAAATCCTTTCCACGAAAAAGGTAGCACAAGCCTTCAAGGCACCACTAAAGTTGGCTAATAAAGGAAAACCTAGAGACACAAGCAAGTTCTGAGACTTCCATAATGACTATGGTCATGAGATAGACGAATGAATTCAGCTGAAGCTTGCCATCGAAGACGCAATAAGATCAGGGAAACTTTCGCACTTGGTGAAGGGAATTCGAAAGACAACGAAGGCTTCCGAGCCTGTTAACGAAGACAAAAAGCCTAACACGGGCAAAGCAATCCTAGCCATAGAGAGTTGCTTCGCAGTTGAATCTCGAAGGCATTTCAAAAGAAGCAGATCATACCAAGTCATTGACTGGGAAGAAATCTCCTTTCCTGCGCTAGATACTATCATGCCTTCTGATCAACCGGTCACTATCAGCGGCATGATATTCGATAGAGATGTACACAGAATCTATCTCGACAGCGGTAGCTCATGTGACGTTATGTACGAACACTGCTTTCAGCAGCTCAGCCCAACAATTAAGGCACGATTGATGCCCCCACGAGTACCCCTAGTTGGCTTCTCAGGAGAAAGGTGCTGGCCGATAGGCGAAATAGACCTTGATCTCACCATTGGAGAGCTACCTATGACAAGGACAGAGATATTAGACTTCGTTGTTGTTCGAGAAAATTCGCAACACAACATTCTGCTAGGGAGAATGGCGATGATGAAAATGGGAATCGTAGTATCCACTGTGCACCAGctagtcaagtttcatacaagccaAGGGATAGCTACCCTCCCGTTAACCTATGACCAAGGCAAGGTGATCATGGCTATCAAATAAACTATGGTGAACCCCGGAGAAAGCATCCTAGAAACAAAAGAAGAGAACTCACATGAAGAAAAGGTATCCATCAACCCTTTCTTCCCTGAGCAGCAAATTACCGTCAGAAGGCAATTGCCTTCAGACTTAAAAGTGGGACTACGCAAGTTACTTCAATCCAACATGGATGTCTTCGCCTGGAAATATACAGATATGATGGGGATCCCCCGAACTCTAAATATCCAAGGGGCAGAAGTGATAACAGAACACAGGCTCAACGAATACAAGCACCTAGAGCCCATCTACCAAAAGAA
This genomic stretch from Rutidosis leptorrhynchoides isolate AG116_Rl617_1_P2 chromosome 11, CSIRO_AGI_Rlap_v1, whole genome shotgun sequence harbors:
- the LOC139874840 gene encoding uncharacterized protein, giving the protein MKIPSHLGYYEGKEDPDDYINVFEGAARMAKWDMAMACHALSYMLKSDARIWFDSLAKDSVSSFEELKRHFKSKFSQQKRHKKNHVAAHSIRHKEHEATRAFLSRYTDETQQIAGLPETQRISGLLYGCRARSLVEHLTRDLPDNYEKLLDRAYVWLDAKETPETFTYEDQSNSKQKEKSSNREERHGKREDKGRYAPYKRENNAGILGTLIKTLKEILSTKKLKLAIEDAIRSGKLSHLVKGIRKTTKASEPVNEDKKPNTGKAILAIESCFAVESRRHFKRSRSYQVIDWEEISFPALDTIMPSDQPVTISGMIFDRDVHRIYLDSGSSCDVMYEHCFQQLSPTIKARLMPPRVPLVGFSGERCWPIGEIDLDLTIGELPMTRTEILDFVVVRENSQHNILLGRMAMMKMGIVVSTVHQLVKFHTSQGIATLPLTYDQGKVIMAIK